From Longimicrobium sp.:
ATGCCGGATGGCTACCTCTCCCGGTACGGGAGAGGTGGACGGCCTGGGCCGGCCGGAGAGGGCGCGACGCCGGACCCGCGCACCGCAGCCACCGGCGCCCCCCTGTCCCCTGTCCCCTGATCCCCCGCCCCGAAACACCGAAGGCGCCCACGACCCGGTGGGTCGCGAGCGCCTTCAGTTTAGCCCGCCATCGCGCCGCGGCGCAAACCGCTGGCGCGCCAGTCCGTTACGGACGCGGAGCCGCCGGCGGGGCCGCCGCGCCGCCGCGCAGGCGCTGCAGCACCCGGTCGGTCAGGTCCAGCGCCGGGTCCACCACCACGATCCCGCCCGCCGAGCTGTCCACGATCATGGTGAACCCGCCCTCGCGGCGCAGCGCCTCGATGGCGGTGTTGATCTGCTGCATCACCGGCGCCACCAGCGTCTCCTGCCGGCGCTGCGCCTGCTCCTGCACCTGCTGCACCCGCTGCTGGTAGGCGGCGAACGCCTGCTGCAGCTCGGTTTGGCGCGCGTCGCGCGCCTGCTGCGTCATGGAGCCCTGCTGCTGCTGGAACTGCTGCTGCCGCGTCTGCAGCGACGCCTCCAGCGAGTCCAGCGGCGCGCGCAGGCCGGGAAGCTCGCGCTGCAGCGTCTGCTGCACCTGCTGCACCCCCGGCGCCTCGGCCAGCACCCGCTGCGAGTTCACGAACCCGATCTTCAGCCCCGCCTGGGCCGCCGCCGGGGCGGCGCCCATCACCAGCGCGGCAACCGCGCCCAGCACTCCCGCCGACAGAAAACGCTTCATCGCCTCTCTCCAGTCCAGAAAGTTGTAGAAGTCGGGTCCCGACGCCCGTCAGAACCCGCTGCCCAGCTTGAAGTGCACTTCCCAGCCCGGGTCGGGCCGGTCGAACCCGTACGCCGCGTCCACCCCGATGGCGCCCAGGAAGGGCGTCACGATGGTGCCGCCCACGCCGGCGCTGCGGAACATGCGCGTGGGGTTGAACTCCTGCACGTCGTTGAACACGTTCCCCGCGTCGCCGAACACGTGCACCGAGAGCATGTCGTTCAGCCGCACCGCGTACTCGGTGCTCAGCGTCACGAAGCCGTCGCCCAGGCACTCGGTGGTCAGCGAGCTGTGGCACGCCGCGCTGTAGCCGCGCGGCCCGATGGTGTACTCCTGGTACCCGCGCAGCGGCTCGCCCTGCTGCACCCCGCCCACGAAGAAGCGCTCGAAGGGGAAGCGGCTCACGTCGCCGAACACCGTTCCCGCGCGGATGCTGAGCCCCAGCGTGGTGCGGATCGGCCGCGCCCCGGCGCCGATGTTCCCCATGGGCACCCACCACTCGGCCTCGGTCAGCAGCTTCTGGAAGTTGCCGTTGCCGCCCACCGGCCCGCCCGTCTGCGCCACCGTCACCGACTGCCGCGTTCCCGCCGTGGGGAAGAGCGGGTGGTTCTTGGTGTCGCGCACCAGCGACAGGCTCAGGCTGCTGGCCGTGGCCGCCGGAAGGCAGAACACGTTGTTCGAGAACTGCGCGCACGGGTCGTCGAATGCCGTGTACGTGGTGCGCGACAGCGTGTACCCCACGAAGGCCCGCGTGCGCGTGAACCACGGCACCGGGAAGCCGAACTGCAGGCTGGCGCCGGTGCGCAGCCGCCGCCCGTTGTTCGACTGCACGAAGCGGTCGCCCATGCGGAAGAGCGAGAACGTTCCCGAGGTGCGCGAGCCGGCGATGGCCGGGTCGGTGTAGCTGGCCTCGAAGGTGCTGCGCCCGTAGCCGTACTCGGCGCGCAGGCTGGCGTTCTTCCCCTGCCCGAACAGGTTGGGCTGGTTGTAGCCCAGGAACCCGCTCACCCCGCCGCCGCGGCCGGCGTACCCGCCGCCGATCACGGTGCCGAAGTTGATGTTCCCGGTCTGCTTCTCCTTCACGTGGAAGGTGATGTCCACCACCCCGCTGTCGGGGACCGGGTGGATGTCGGGAACCGGGAGCGGGCTTTCGAAGAAGCCCAGGCCGCTGATGGCCTGGTAGCTCTGCATCAGCCGCTGCTCGTCGTACACGTCGCCCGGCAGCACCCACATGCGGTCGCGCAGCACCTGCTCGTGCGTGGTGGTGTTCCCCTCGAAGGCGATGTGCCGGATGTAGAAGGGCTGCCGCTCGCTGACCGCCAGCGTGGCGTTCACCGTGGGCTCCTGCCCGGCCTGCACGGGCAGGCGCTCCACCACCGGCTCCACCTGCGCGTACAGGTATCCCTCGTTGCGGTACAGCTGCTCGATCTGCTTGGCCGCCGCGTCCAGCGCGCCGCGGTCGAACACCTCGCCGCTGATGCGCTGGCTGGTGCCGCCCACCGGAAGGCCCAGCACCGAGTGGTGCTGCTCCAGGAACAGCTTCTCCAGGTCGTCGTGCGGGAAGTGGCTGGCGCCCTGGATGGTGAACTCGCCCAGGCGGTAGCGCGGCCCCTCGCTCACCTCCACCACCAGCCGCGCCTTCCCGCTCTGCGGGTCCACCACCAGCGTGTCGCCCAGCACCGCGAAGTCGATGTAGCCGCGGTCGGCGTAGAAGCCGGGGAGCGACTCGCGCAGGTCGGTCTCGAAGCTCTCGCGGTCGAAGCGCCCCGAGCGGAACCACCAGAAGCCCTCGGGCCTGGTCTTCATGGCCCCGGTCAGCTCCTCGTCGCTGAACGCCTGGTTCCCCTGGAAGTCCACCTGGGCCACTGTCAGGCGGTTGCCCTCCTTCACGTTGAACACCAGGCGGTAGCCGCCCTGCGAGTTGGGCTCGGCCACCAGCGCCGTGTCGATCGACACCAGCTCGATCCCCTTCTTGGCCAGCTGGTCGCGGATGCGCGCCTGCACGTCCATCACCCGCTGCGGGTTCAGCGGCGCGCCCTCGCGCAGGTGCACCGAGTCGCGCACGGCGTTCCCGTTCAGGCTCTTCAGCCCGCGGAACTCCACCGCGGCCACGTACGGCCGCTCGGTGACCTGCAGGGTGACGATGCCGTGGCCGGGCGCGGTCTCGCGCACCAGCACGTCGGCGCTCGCGTACCCCTGGCTGGCCATCAGCCGGCGGATGGCCGACTGCACCTGCACGGGGGTCACGGTGGTGCGCGGCTGGATGCCGGCGGTCGAGCGCACCGCGGCCGCCGTCAGCCGGACGTTGCCGCGCACCTCCACGCTGTCCACCACCAGCCCCTGCTGGGCGGGGGCGGCGGCGGAGGCGGCGGTGGTGTCCTGGGCGTGTGCGGCGCGCGGAAGCGCGGCGAGCATGAACGAGAGGAGGGCCGCCGCGGCGGCCCCTCCCCGGTTGAGGTTTGCGTGCACTGCAGGCTCGGGTCTAGGTGGTCGTGGTCGTCGACTGCTTGGCGAGGACCCGGAAGGCCAGGGACTGCTTGTCCTCGCCCACGGTGACCTCGATCTCGTCGCCGGCCGAGTACTCGGCCAGCAGGATCTTCTCCGACAGCGGGTCTTCCAGGTACCGCTGGATCGCCCGCCGGATGGGCCGGGCGCCGAACTTCTCGTCGTACCCGTTCTCGATCAGGAAGTCGATCGCCTCGTCCGAGAGCTTGATGCCGATCTCCTCCTCCTTCAGACGGTTCTCCACGTCGGCCAGGAGGTTGTGGATGATCTGCCCGATCTGCTCGCGGGTCAGCGGGTGGAAGATGATCGTGTCGTCCAGCCGGTTCAGGAACTCGGGGTTGAACGCGCGCTCGATCTCCTCCTTCACCTTCTCCTCCATGCGCTCGAACTGCGTCTTGGCGTCGGGAGAGTGGAAGCCCAGCCCCTTCCCCTTGCCGATGTCGCGCGCGCCCAGGTTGCTGGTCATGATGATGACCGTGTTCTTGAAGTCGATCACCCGGCCGTAGTTGTCGGTCAGGTGGCCTTCGTCAAGGACCTGGAGGAGGATGTTGAAGACGTCGGGGTGCGCCTTCTCGATCTCGTCGAGCAGCACCACGCTGTAGGGCTTGCGCCGCACGGCCTTGGTCAGCGTCCCGCTGTCCTCGTAGCCCACGTACCCCGGAGGCGCGCCGATGAGCCGCGACACCGAGAACTTCTCCATGTACTCGCTCATGTCCACGCGGATCAGCGCGTTGCGGTCCGCGAACAGGAACTCGGCCAGCGCCCGCGCCAGCTCGGTCTTACCGACACCCGTGGGGCCGGCGAAGATGAACGAGCCGATGGGGCGGCGCGGGTCCTTCAGCCCCGCGCGGCTGCGGCGGATGGCCTTGCTGATCGCCTGGATGGCGCGGTCCTGCCCCACCACCCGCTTGTGGACCTCGTCCTCCATGTTCACCAGGCGCGCGCTCTCGGCCTGCTTCAGCCGCGTCACCGGGATCCCCGTCCAGCGGCTGACGATGAAGGCCACGTCCTCCTCGCCGAGCGTCGGCCGATTCGTCCGGCGCTCCTCCTCCCACGCCTTCTCGCGCTCCTGGATGCGGCGCTGCAGCTCGCGCTCGTGGTCGCGCAGCTCGGCCGCGCGCTCGAAGTCCTGGTCGCGGATGGCCTCGTCCTTCTTCTGCCCGACCTTCTCCATCTCCTGCTTCAGGTCGTTCACGTCGGCCGGCGGCACCTGCGTGGCCAGCCGCGCGCGCGCGCCCGCCTCGTCGATCACGTCGATCGCCTTGTCGGGCAGGAAGCGGTCGGTGATGTAGCGCTCGCTCAGCTTCACCGCGCTCTCGATCACCAGGTCGGTGATGTGCACGCGGTGGTGGTCCTCGTAGTGGCTGCGCAGCCCCTTCACGATCTCGATGGCCTCGTCGATCGAGGGCGGGTCCACGGCCACGGTCTGGAAGCGGCGCTCCAGCGCGCCGTCCTTCTCGATGTACTTGCGGTACTCGTTCAGCGTGCTCGCGCCCACGCACTGCAGCTCGCCGCGCGCCAGCGCCGGCTTCAGCATGTTGCTGGCGTCGATGGCGCCTTCCGCCGCGCCCGCGCCGACCAGCGTGTGCAGCTCGTCGATGAAGAGGATGATGTTCTTGTTCTGGCTGATCTCGTTCATCACCGCCTTCAGCCGCTCCTCGAACTGCCCACGGTACTTGGTGCCGGCGATGACGGCCGCCATGTCGAGCGCGAGCACGCGGTGGTCACGCAGCGACTCGGGGCACTTCCCCTCGGCGATGAGCTGGGCGAGGCCCTCGACGATGGCCGTCTTCCCCACGCCGGGCTCGCCGATCAGCACCGGGTTGTTCTTCTTGCGCCGCGACAGGATCTCCATCACCCGCTCGATCTCTTCCGCGCGGCCGATGGTGGGGTCCAGCTCGCCCTGGCGCGCCAGCTCGGTCAGGTCGCGGCAGAAGTGGTCGAGCGCCGGGGTCTTGCTCTTCTTCTCACCCTTCGGCGTGCTCCCCGAGCCGCCGATGGCGCCCGCGCTGGCCTGCGGCGCGGCGCTGGGCTCGCTGCCCAGCAGCTTCAGCGTCTCGCGGCGCGCGTCCTCGAGGCTCACGCCCAGCTGGCCCAGCACCTCCGCGGCAATCCCCTTCTCCTCGCGCAGCAGGCCCAGCAGGAGGTGCTCGGTGCCCACGTACGAGTGGTTCAGCTCGCGGGCCTCGGCCATCGCGAACTCCAGCACCTTCTTGGCGCGGCTCGTGTACGGGAGCTCGCCCAGGGCGATCGTCGCCTTCCCGCGGCGCACGCTCTCCTCGACCTTCTCCTGCACCTGCTCCAGGTCCACCGCCAGGTTGTTCAGCACCGCGGCGGCCACGCCCTCGCCCTCGCGGATGAGGCCCAGGAGGATGTGCTCGGTTCCGACGTAGTCGTGCTGCAGGCGGATAGCCTCCTCGCGGGCCATCGCCAGCACTTTGCGCACGCGGTCGGTGAAGTTGTAGTTCATCTCTGACTGGCCTCCGGACCTGCGGAGTGATCGTTGTTCTGCACGGCGCTCGAAAGCGCCGGTATCTGCACGAGAGGGGCCATCGCCGGTATCATGGCCGGCGGACGGACCCCAAGATTTCTCAGCTCAAAGAGTTACGAAACGGCGCGGCGCCGGATGTTCCCCCGCCCCGGTGGGGGCGGCGGCGCGTCATGCCGAATCGGCCGGCTCGCCTGCCAGCGCCTGCCGCACGTACGCCGCCCGGGCCACGTCCGCGTCGCCCGCGGGGCCGCCGTTCAGCAGCTCCAGGTGGGCGGACTGGGCGAAGATCATGATGCGGTTCAGCGTGTATACCCGCACCCCCTGGATGAGGTCCAGCCCCACGCCCAGGCGCACGCCGGAAAGAAGGTTCATCACCTCCTCGAAGCCGATGCTGCGCGCGTGGCGCAGGAGCCCGTAGGCGCGCCACACCTTGTCCTCGATCACCGTCCGCGCGTCGCGCAGCAGCACCGCGCGCGCCTGCGCCTCGTACTGCACCACCTGCTGCACGATGCGCTGCAGGTGCTCGATCAGGTCTTCTTCCGTCTTCCCCAGCGTGGTCTGGTTGGAGATCTGGAAGAAGTTGCCCACGACTTCCGACCCCTCGCCGTACAGGCCGCGGAAGGTGAGCCCCACCTGGCTGATCCCCTGCAGCACCTTCCCGATCTCCTGCGTCAGCACCAGCCCGGGAAGGTGCATGAGGACGGACGCCCGGAGCCCCGTTCCCACGTTGGTGGGGCAGCTCGTCAGGTACCCGAACTCGTTGTGGAAGGCGTAGGGAAGGCGCTGCCCCAGCTCGTCGTCCAGCCGCTCGATGTTGCGCCACGCGTCGCGCAGGCGGAAGCCGCCGACCAGCGACTGGAGGCGGAGATGGTCCTCCTCGTTCACCATCACGCTCACCGAGTCGGCCGCCGGCAGCAGGAGCGCCGCGTCGGAGTGCGGGAGCGAGGCCTCGCCGCCGATCAGCTCGCGGGAAACCAGGTGGCGTTCGAGCAGGAGCTGGCGCGCCGCCGGCTCCAGCGCGGGGATCACCAGCTGCGTGGCGTTGCGCAGCGCCTCCGTCGTCCCCGCGGCTCCGGTGGCCAGGCGCAGCACCTCGGCGCGGTCGGCGCCGTCGGCGCGCTGCCCGAAGCGGAAGCCTTGGAGGTTGCGCGCCAGGCGGATGCGCGTGGACAGCACGATGTCGGCGTGCGGCCCTTCCGCGTGCAGCCACTCCAGCCCCGCCTCGGGGTCGCCGGGAAGCATGGTCTTCGCCATCAGGGTTGCGCCTCCAGCCGCCGGATCTGGTCGCGGAGTGCGGCCGCGCGCTCGAAGTCTTCCTCGTCCACCGCGCGCTGCAGGCTGCGCCGGAGCGAGGTCGCCCGCGCGGTGCGGTCCATCTCGGTGGGGTCGGGGGGAAGGTAGACCTTGCCCACGTGCTGGGTGCCGCCGTGCAGCTTGCGCAGCAGCCCCTTCAGCGACGGCTCGAACGCCGACCAGCAGCGCGCGCACCCCAGCCGGCCGGTGCGCTTGAAGTCGGCCAGCGTGAGCCCGCACCCGGGGCAGGCGCCCGCCGCCCAGGTGCTCTCGCCGGCGATGGCCTTCCCCAGCTGCCCCAGGAAGTCGGCCAGCGGCGCGGTCGCGGGGCCGGCCGTGCTCGCGCCGGGGTCCAGGCCGAGCGCGGCCGCGCACGACTCGCACAGGTGGCGAGTCGTGGTCTCGTTGTTCTGGATCTGCGTGAAGTGGATCGCGGCTTCGTTGTTTCCGCAGCGATCGCAGGGCGTTGCCATGGTCTTTGGTTCCCTCTATTCCAGCAGCCCGGGCTCCGGGCCGTGCGCGTTTTCCAGGTGCCCGGCATGCAGCCGGAGCACGCGGCCGGCGCGCGCGGCCAGGGCCAGGTCGTGCGTGACCAGCACCAGCGCCGCGCCCTCGTCGCGGCACACTCGGAAGAACTCGTCGTGCATCGCCTCGGCAGTCTCGGGGTCCAGGTTCCCCGAGGGCTCGTCGGCCAGCAGCACCAGCGGCCGGTTGGCCAGGGCGCGGGCCACGGCCACCCGCTGCTGCTCGCCGCCGGAGAGCTGCGACGGCTTGTGCGTGGCCCGGTCCTCCAGCCCCACGCCGGCCAGCAGCTCCCGCGCGCGGTCGCGCGCCTGGCGGTCGCCCGCGCCGGCGATCAGCTGCGGCATCATCACGTTCTCCAGCGCGGTGAACTCGCGCAGGAGGTGGTGGAACTGGAAGACGAAGCCGATGCTGGTGCTTCTTACCCTCGCAAGGTCCTCCTCGTTCAGCCGGGCCAGGTCGCGGCCGCCCACGTGCACGGTCCCCGCGTTCGGCACGTCCAGCCCGCCCAGGACCTGCAGGAGCGTGCTCTTTCCCGAGCCGCTGCGGCCGATCACCGAGATCGCCTCGCCGCGCGCCACGTCGAGGTCCACGCCGGCGAGCACGGTCAGCGTGCGCCCGTCGCCGCCCAGGTACTCCTTGCGCACGCCGCGCGCGGAAACCGCGATCTCCGCCGCGGGCGCAGTGGCCCCGCGGACATCGGTACCCGGAGCCTCGGCCGCGAAGCGCTCGGCGGGGCTACTCATGGCGGATCGCCTCCACCGGGGTCAGCCGCGCCGCCTGCAGCGCCGGGTAGATCGTCGCCACGAACGAGATCGCCACCGTGGCCAGGAGAATGGTGAGCACGTCCCACGGGTCGCTGCGCACGGGGAGGTGGCTCACGAAGTAGATCTCCCCGGGGATGCGGATCAGGTGGTAGCGGTCGATCAGGAAGTTCAGCAGCAGCCCGCCGCCGCCGCCCAGGAGGCTGCCCACGATCCCGATCACCAGCCCCTGGATCATGAAGATCCTGAGCACCCGCCGCCCGGTGAGCCCCATCGACTTCAGGATCCCGATCTCGCGCGTCTTGTCGGTCACCACCATCACCAGCGTGGAGACGATGTTGAAGGCGGCGACCACGACGATCAGGAGGAGGATGAGCCCCATCGCCAGCTTCTCCAGCTTCAGCGCGGAGAAGAGCGCCGAGTTCATCGTCTTCCAGTCGTCCGTGCGGTAGGGCAGCCCCAGCCGCTCGTCGATGCGGCGCGCCACCTCGGACGCATGCATGGGGTCGGGGACCTTCACCTCGATCCCGCTCACCGCGCTCCCCAGCCCGGTCAGGTCCTGCGCCGAGGCCAGCGAGGTGTACATGAACTTGTTGTCGTACTCGTACATCCCCGTGCGGAACGTGCCCGTCACCTCGAACTGCCGCAGCTTGGGCATCAGCCCGCCCACGGCCGAGACGGTGGCGTTCTGGAAGGAGATGATGATCAGCGTGTCGCCGGGAAGGGCGCTCGCGCGCATTGCCAGCCCCTCGCCCAGCACGATGGGCGGCAGCCCGCTGCGGGTGCGCGCCGGGAGCAGGTCGTGCGTGCGGATGGTGGAGACGATGTCGGTGACCGTCTCGCCCGGCCGGTACGCGTCGATCCCGCGCAGGATCCCCGCCTCGGAGTAGTTGGCGCGGTTGCGGATCCCCACCTCGGTGTGCACGAACGGGCCGGCCGCCTGCACGCCGGGGATGCGCTGCACCTTGGCCAGCACCTCCTGCCAGTCGTCCATGCGCATGGTCTCGCCGTAGGTCATCACCCAGATGTGCGGGTTGACGCCCAGGATCTTGTCGCGCAGGTCTTCCTGCAGCCCCGTCATCACCGCGATCACCACGATCAGCGCCATCACCCCCACGCTCACCCCGCCGATGGCGATGAGGGTGATGAGCGAGAGGAAGCGCGTCCCCCGCCGCGACGCCAGGTAGCGCCGGCCGATGAACCATTCCAGGCTCATCGAGGGGACAGGGGACAGGGGACAGGGGACAGGGAAAACACGGGATTCGCTCGCATGGCAGGCTGTAACCTGTTCCCTCGCGATCGTTCCCGGCGCGGGGTGAGAACCGCGTTACCGCATGGGGATTTCGCCGCCAGCGCGCAAGAAAACCCGTGCGCGCGAAGCGGTCCCTGTCCCCTGTCCCCCGGCCCCTGTCCCCTCGTCCCCCCCATCATTCCTCCGGCCGCAGCGTGGGAAACAGGATCACGTCGCGGACCGACGGCTGCCCCGCCAGGATCATGCAGAGCCGGTCGATCCCCATCCCGAAGCCGCCGGTGGGGGGCATCCCGTACTCCAGCGCGCGCAGGAAGTCCTCGTCCAGCTGCTGCGCCTCGTCGTCGCCCTGCTCGCGCAGGCGCCGCTGCGCCTCGAAGCGGCCGCGCTGGTCGATGGGGTCGTTCAGCTCGCTGTACGCGTTGCACAGCTCCTTCCCGCCCACGATCAGCTCGAAGCGCTCGGTCAGCTCGGGGTTGCCGCGCTTCGGCTTTGCGAGGGGACTCATCTCCCGCGGGTAGTCGGTGATGAAGGTGGGCTGGATCAGCTTCGGCTCCACCAGCTCGCCGAACAGTTCGTCGATCAGCTTCCCCCGCCCCATCTTCGCCGCTTCCGCGCGGTCGACGCCCGCCTCGATCGCCTTCTCCCGCATCTCCGCTTCCGACAGCGACGCCACGTCCACGCCGCCCACCTCGCGCAGCGCGTCGTACATCGTCAGCCGGCGGAAAGGCGGGGTGAGGCTGATCTCCTGCCCCGCCAGCCTGATCGGCGCGTCGCCCAGCACCTCGCGGGCCACGTGGCCCAGCATCTCCTCGGTCAGGTCCATCACCGCCTCGTAGTCGAAATAGGCGGCGTAGAACTCCAGCATGGTGAACTCGGGGTTGTGGAAGCGGTCGATCCCCTCGTTGCGGAAGTCCTTGGAGATCTCGTACACGCGCTCCATCCCCCCCACGATCAGCCGCTTCAGGTACAGCTCGTCGGCGATGCGCAGGTACAGCTGCATCCCCAGCGTGTTGTGGTGGGTGACGAAGGGCCGCGCCGCCGCGCCGCCGTACACGGGCTGCAGCACCGGGGTCTCCACCTCGATGAAGCCGCGGTCGTCCAGGAAGCGCCGCAGCGCGGTGACGGCGCGCGCGCGGAGCACGAACACGTCGCGCACCTCCGGGTTCACCGCCAGGTCGGCGTAGCGCTGCCGGTAGCGCGCCTGCTGGTCGCTGAAGCCGGAGTACACGCGCCGCTCGCCCGTCTCCGGGTCCGTCTCTTCCTTCCCCAGCGGGAGGGGGCGGAGCGACTTGGCGAGAAGGTCGAACGACTTCACGCGCAGCGACACCTCGCCGGTGCGGGTGCGAAAGAGCGTGCCCTCCGCGCCGATCCAGTCGCCCAGGTCGACCAGGTCCAGCAGCTCGTATCGCTCGCCCAGGTCGTTCACGCGGAAGTAGAGCTGGATCCGGCCCGTGCGGTCGGCCAGGTGCGCAAAGGTACTCTTCCCCATCACCCGCCGGCTGACCATGCGGCCGGCCAGGCGGACCGTCTCCTCGGGCCCGTCGCCCGCCGCCTCGCCCTTCCCCTCGTCCCACTGCTGGAAGAGGGAGAGCGCCCCGGTGGCGGAGTGCGTGGGCTCGTAGCGATAGGCGAACGGCTCGATGCCGCGCTCGCGCAGCCGGTCCAGCTTCGCCAGCCGGTCGGCCATCACGCGGTCGTCGCCGCCCTGCGCTTCCGCACCATCCCGAATCTCGTCCATCCCGATCATCTTCCGCGCAGGCTGAGCTGAACTGCTTCTGGTGATTCAAAGGCTATCGGTCCCGAGGCAGCAGCCCGGCCGATCCCGGACCGGCGACTGAAGCCGCAGCAACAACTACGGGAAGCCTCGCAAACTGCGCGAGGCTGCTGGTTCTGAGTGCGCTGAAGACCCGCGCACTTCCGCACTCACGCACTTCGTTTATTACGCCGTCTGCACCCGCCCGTACTCGCGCAGGTACGCGTGGATGAACGGATCCAGGTCGCCGTCCATCACCTTCTGCACGTCGGGAATCTTCAGCTCGGTGCGATGGTCGTTCACCATCGTGTACGGCTGGAAGACGTAGGAGCGGATCTGGCTGCCGAAGGCGATGTCGGTCTTGGTCGACTCGAGCTTGGCCTTCTCCTTCTCCTGCTCCTCCAGCGCGCGCTGGTAGAGCGCCGCCTTCAGCATCTTCATGGCGGTCGCGCGGTTCTTGTGCTGGCTGCGCTCCTGCTGGCAGGCCACCACGATCCCCGACGGCAGGTGCCGCAGCCGCACGGCCGACGACGTCTTGTTCACGTGCTGCCCGCCGGCGCCCGACGCGCGGTACACGTCCATCTCGATGTCCTCGTCGCGGATCTCGATCTCGATGTTGTCGTCGACCACCGGGTAGACGAAGACCGAGGCGAACGAGGTGTGGCGCCGCGCCGCGCTGTCGAACGGCGAGATGCGCACCAGGCGGTGCACGCCGCGCTCGGCCTTCAGGAAGCCGTACGCGTACTGTCCGCGGATCTCCAGCGTGGCGTCCTTGATCCCCGCCTCCTCGCCCTCCTGGCGGTCCAGCAGCTCCACCTCGAAGCCGTGGCGGTCGCCCCAGCGCTGGTACATGCGCAGCAGCATCTCGGCCCAGTCCTGGCTCTCGGTGCCGCCCGCGCCGGGGTGGATGGTCACCAGCGCGTCGCGGCCGTCGTCGGGTCCCTGCAGCATCATCCGCATCTGCAGGTCTTCCAGCTGCGGCCCGATGGAGTCGGCCTCGCGCTGCACCTCGGCCAGCATCTCGGGGTCGTCCTCGCCCTCCAGCAGGTCCACCATCTCCGAGAGCGAGGTCACCTTCGCGTCCAGCTGGGCCCAGGGCTCGGTCCACTGCTTCAGCGAGTTGGCCTCGTCAATCACCTCGCGGGCGGCGTTCTGGTCGTTCCAGAACCCCGGGTCGCCCATGCGGGCCTCCAGCTGCCTCAGCTGCTCTTCTTTGCTGTCGAGGTCAAAGGAACCTCCTCAGCTCACCGAGCCGGTCGCGGTTCGCATCCAGCGCGGAGCGCAGATCTTCGTTCATCGTGGAGTTTCAGGGTCGAGTTTGAGCCTGCATGCCGGCAACGACAAGGGCCGCCCGGCTTGGACGGCCCCGTATGGTACACCGCAAGAAAGCTACCGGGTCGCGTCGGATAACTGCAAGTGCCTAGTCCCTAGTGCCTAGTGCCTGGTAGCCCGGTGCGAACGTCAGTCTCGTCTCACGCCGCAACCACTTGGCACTTGGCACTCGGCACCTGGCACTTCGTTTCAGAACACCGCCTGCCCCT
This genomic window contains:
- a CDS encoding FtsX-like permease family protein, with protein sequence MSLEWFIGRRYLASRRGTRFLSLITLIAIGGVSVGVMALIVVIAVMTGLQEDLRDKILGVNPHIWVMTYGETMRMDDWQEVLAKVQRIPGVQAAGPFVHTEVGIRNRANYSEAGILRGIDAYRPGETVTDIVSTIRTHDLLPARTRSGLPPIVLGEGLAMRASALPGDTLIIISFQNATVSAVGGLMPKLRQFEVTGTFRTGMYEYDNKFMYTSLASAQDLTGLGSAVSGIEVKVPDPMHASEVARRIDERLGLPYRTDDWKTMNSALFSALKLEKLAMGLILLLIVVVAAFNIVSTLVMVVTDKTREIGILKSMGLTGRRVLRIFMIQGLVIGIVGSLLGGGGGLLLNFLIDRYHLIRIPGEIYFVSHLPVRSDPWDVLTILLATVAISFVATIYPALQAARLTPVEAIRHE
- the lysS gene encoding lysine--tRNA ligase; the encoded protein is MDEIRDGAEAQGGDDRVMADRLAKLDRLRERGIEPFAYRYEPTHSATGALSLFQQWDEGKGEAAGDGPEETVRLAGRMVSRRVMGKSTFAHLADRTGRIQLYFRVNDLGERYELLDLVDLGDWIGAEGTLFRTRTGEVSLRVKSFDLLAKSLRPLPLGKEETDPETGERRVYSGFSDQQARYRQRYADLAVNPEVRDVFVLRARAVTALRRFLDDRGFIEVETPVLQPVYGGAAARPFVTHHNTLGMQLYLRIADELYLKRLIVGGMERVYEISKDFRNEGIDRFHNPEFTMLEFYAAYFDYEAVMDLTEEMLGHVAREVLGDAPIRLAGQEISLTPPFRRLTMYDALREVGGVDVASLSEAEMREKAIEAGVDRAEAAKMGRGKLIDELFGELVEPKLIQPTFITDYPREMSPLAKPKRGNPELTERFELIVGGKELCNAYSELNDPIDQRGRFEAQRRLREQGDDEAQQLDEDFLRALEYGMPPTGGFGMGIDRLCMILAGQPSVRDVILFPTLRPEE
- the prfB gene encoding peptide chain release factor 2 (programmed frameshift) gives rise to the protein MNEDLRSALDANRDRLGELRGSFDLDSKEEQLRQLEARMGDPGFWNDQNAAREVIDEANSLKQWTEPWAQLDAKVTSLSEMVDLLEGEDDPEMLAEVQREADSIGPQLEDLQMRMMLQGPDDGRDALVTIHPGAGGTESQDWAEMLLRMYQRWGDRHGFEVELLDRQEGEEAGIKDATLEIRGQYAYGFLKAERGVHRLVRISPFDSAARRHTSFASVFVYPVVDDNIEIEIRDEDIEMDVYRASGAGGQHVNKTSSAVRLRHLPSGIVVACQQERSQHKNRATAMKMLKAALYQRALEEQEKEKAKLESTKTDIAFGSQIRSYVFQPYTMVNDHRTELKIPDVQKVMDGDLDPFIHAYLREYGRVQTA